From the genome of Gorilla gorilla gorilla isolate KB3781 chromosome 4, NHGRI_mGorGor1-v2.1_pri, whole genome shotgun sequence, one region includes:
- the RMND5B gene encoding E3 ubiquitin-protein transferase RMND5B isoform X1, with translation MEQCACVERELDKVLQKFLTYGQHCEQSLEELLHYVGQLRAELASAALQGTPLSATLSLVMSQCCRKIKDTVQKLASDHKDIHSSVSRVGKAIDRNFDSEICGVVSDAVWDAREQQQQILQMAIVEHLYQQGMLSVAEELCQESTLNVDLDFKQPFLELNRILEALHEQDLGPALEWAVSHRQRLLELNSSLEFKLHRLHFIRLLAGGPAKQLEALSYARHFQPFARLHQREIQVMMGSLVYLRLGLEKSPYCHLLDSSHWAEICETFTRDACSLLGLSVESPLSVSFASGCVALPVLMNIKAVIEQRQCTGVWNHKDELPIEIELGMKCWYHSVFACPILRQQTSDSNPPIKLICGHVISRDALNKLINGGKLKCPYCPMEQNPADGKRIIF, from the exons ATGGAGCAGTGTGCGTGCGTGGAGAGAGAGCTGGACAAGGTCCTGCAGAAGTTCCTGACCTACGGGCAGCACTGTGAGCAGAGCCTGGAGGAGCTGCTGCACTACGTGGGCCAGCTGCGGGCTGAGCTGGCCAGCGCAG CCCTCCAGGGGACCCCTCTCTCAGCCACCCTCTCTCTGGTGATGTCACAGTGCTGCCGGAAGATCAAAGATACGGTGCAGAAACTGGCTTCGGACCATAAGGACATTCACAGCAGTGTATCCCGAGTGGGCAAAGCCATTGACAGG AACTTCGACTCTGAGATCTGTGGTGTTGTGTCAGATGCGGTGTGGGACGCGCGGGAACAGCAGCAGCAGATCCTGCAGATGGCCATCGTGGAACACCTGTACCAGCAGGGCATGCTCAGCGTGGCCGAGGAGCTGTGCCAG GAATCAACGCTGAATGTGGACTTGGATTTCAAGCAGCCTTTCCTAGAGTTGAATCGAATCCTGGAAGCCCTGCACGAACAAGACCTGGGTCCTGCGTTGGA ATGGGCCGTCTCCCACAGGCAGCGCCTGCTGGAACTCAACAGCTCCCTGGAGTTCAAGCTGCACCGACTGCACTTCATCcgcctcctggcaggaggccccGCGAAGCAGCTGGAGGCCCTCAGCTATGCTCGGCACTTCCAGCCCTTTGCTCGGCTGCACCAGCGGG AGATCCAGGTGATGATGGGCAGCCTGGTGTACCTGCGGCTGGGCTTGGAGAAGTCACCCTACTGCCACCTGCTGGACAGCAGCCACTGGGCAGAGATCTGTGAGACCTTTACCCGGGACGCCTGTTCCCTGCTGGGGCTTTCTGTGGAGTCTCCCCTTAGCGTCAG CTTTGCCTCTGGCTGTGTGGCGCTGCCTGTGTTGATGAACATCAAGGCTGTGATTGAGCAGAGGCAGTGCACTGGGGTCTGGAATCACAAGGACGAGTTACCG ATTGAGATTGAACTAGGCATGAAGTGCTGGTACCACTCCGTGTTCGCTTGCCCCATCCTCCGCCAGCAGACGTCAGATTCCAACCCTCCCATCAAGCTCATCTGCGGCCATGTTATCTCCCGAGATGCACTCAATAAGCTCATTAATGGAGGAAA GCTGAAGTGTCCCTACTGTCCCATGGAGCAGAACCCGGCAGATGGGAAACGCATCATATTCTGA
- the RMND5B gene encoding E3 ubiquitin-protein transferase RMND5B isoform X2 codes for MSQCCRKIKDTVQKLASDHKDIHSSVSRVGKAIDRNFDSEICGVVSDAVWDAREQQQQILQMAIVEHLYQQGMLSVAEELCQESTLNVDLDFKQPFLELNRILEALHEQDLGPALEWAVSHRQRLLELNSSLEFKLHRLHFIRLLAGGPAKQLEALSYARHFQPFARLHQREIQVMMGSLVYLRLGLEKSPYCHLLDSSHWAEICETFTRDACSLLGLSVESPLSVSFASGCVALPVLMNIKAVIEQRQCTGVWNHKDELPIEIELGMKCWYHSVFACPILRQQTSDSNPPIKLICGHVISRDALNKLINGGKLKCPYCPMEQNPADGKRIIF; via the exons ATGTCACAGTGCTGCCGGAAGATCAAAGATACGGTGCAGAAACTGGCTTCGGACCATAAGGACATTCACAGCAGTGTATCCCGAGTGGGCAAAGCCATTGACAGG AACTTCGACTCTGAGATCTGTGGTGTTGTGTCAGATGCGGTGTGGGACGCGCGGGAACAGCAGCAGCAGATCCTGCAGATGGCCATCGTGGAACACCTGTACCAGCAGGGCATGCTCAGCGTGGCCGAGGAGCTGTGCCAG GAATCAACGCTGAATGTGGACTTGGATTTCAAGCAGCCTTTCCTAGAGTTGAATCGAATCCTGGAAGCCCTGCACGAACAAGACCTGGGTCCTGCGTTGGA ATGGGCCGTCTCCCACAGGCAGCGCCTGCTGGAACTCAACAGCTCCCTGGAGTTCAAGCTGCACCGACTGCACTTCATCcgcctcctggcaggaggccccGCGAAGCAGCTGGAGGCCCTCAGCTATGCTCGGCACTTCCAGCCCTTTGCTCGGCTGCACCAGCGGG AGATCCAGGTGATGATGGGCAGCCTGGTGTACCTGCGGCTGGGCTTGGAGAAGTCACCCTACTGCCACCTGCTGGACAGCAGCCACTGGGCAGAGATCTGTGAGACCTTTACCCGGGACGCCTGTTCCCTGCTGGGGCTTTCTGTGGAGTCTCCCCTTAGCGTCAG CTTTGCCTCTGGCTGTGTGGCGCTGCCTGTGTTGATGAACATCAAGGCTGTGATTGAGCAGAGGCAGTGCACTGGGGTCTGGAATCACAAGGACGAGTTACCG ATTGAGATTGAACTAGGCATGAAGTGCTGGTACCACTCCGTGTTCGCTTGCCCCATCCTCCGCCAGCAGACGTCAGATTCCAACCCTCCCATCAAGCTCATCTGCGGCCATGTTATCTCCCGAGATGCACTCAATAAGCTCATTAATGGAGGAAA GCTGAAGTGTCCCTACTGTCCCATGGAGCAGAACCCGGCAGATGGGAAACGCATCATATTCTGA
- the N4BP3 gene encoding NEDD4-binding protein 3, with the protein MATAPGPAGIAMGSVGSLLERQDFSPEELRAALAGSRGSRQPDGLLRKGLGQREFLSYLHLPKKDSKSTKNTKRAPRNEPADYATLYYREHPRAGDFSKTSLPERGRFDKCRIRPSVFKPTAGNGKGFLSMQSLASHKGQKLWRSNGSLHTLACHPPLSPGPRASQARAQLLHALSLDEGGPEPEPSLSDSSSGGSFGRSPGTGPSPFSSSLGHLNHLGGSLDRASRGPKEAGPPAVLSCLPEPPPPYEFSCSSAEEMGAVLPETCEELKRGLGDEDSSNPFTQVLEERQRLWLAELKRLYVERLHEVTQKAERSERNLQLQLFMAQQEQRRLRKELRAQQGLAPEPRAPGTLPEADPSARPEEEARWEVCQKTAEISLLKQQLREAQAELAQKLAEIFSLKTQLRGSRAQAQAQDAELLRLREAVRSLQEQAPREEAPGSCETDDCKSRGLLGEAGGSEARDSAEQLRAELLQERLRGQEQALRFEQERRTWQEEKERVLRYQREIQGGYMDMYRRNQALEQELRALREPPTPWSPRLESSKI; encoded by the exons ATGGCCACAGCCCCAGGCCCTGCTGGCATTGCCATGGGCAGCGTGGGCAGCCTGTTGGAACGGCAGGACTTCTCCCCTGAAGAGCTGCGGGCGGCACTTGCTGGGTCTCGGGGCTCCCGCCAGCCTGATGGGCTCCTCCGGAAGGGCTTGGGCCAGCGTGAGTTCCTCAGCTACCTGCATCTCCCCAAGAAGGACAGCAAGAGCACCAAGAACACCAAGCGGGCCCCTCGGAACGAGCCTGCCGACTATGCCACCCTCTACTACCGGGAACATCCTCGCGCGGGTGACTTCAGCAAGACCTCGCTGCCAGAGCGGGGTCGCTTTGACAAG TGCCGCATTCGCCCCTCAGTGTTCAAGCCTACAGCGGGCAACGGGAAAGGCTTCCTGTCCATGCAAAGCCTGGCGTCCCACAAAGGCCAGAAGCTGTGGCGCAGCAATGGCAGCCTGCACACGCTGGCCTGCCACCCGCCACTgagccccgggccccgggccaGCCAGGCCCGGGCACAGCTGCTGCATGCCCTCAGCCTAGATGAGGGCGGCCCTGAGCCCGAGCCCAGCCTGTCCGACTCCTCCAGTGGGGGTAGTTTCGGTCGCAGTCCTGGTACTGGCCCTAGCCCCTTCAGCTCCTCCCTTGGCCACCTTAACCACCTCGGGGGCTCCCTGGACCGGGCCTCTCGAGGACCCAAGGAGGCTGGGCCACcagctgtgctgagctgcctgccCGAGCCACCACCCCCCTATGAGTTCTCCTGCTCCTCTGCCGAGGAAATGGGAGCCGTGCTGCCCGAGACCTGTGAGGAGCTCAAGAGGGGCCTTGGCGATGAGGACAGTTCCAACCCCTTCACGCAG GTGCTGGAGGAGCGCCAGCGGCTGTGGCTGGCTGAGCTGAAGCGCCTGTATGTGGAGCGGCTGCACGAGGTGACCCAGAAGGCTGAGCGCAGCGAGCGCAACCTCCAGCTGCAGCTGTTTATGGCTCAGCAGGAGCAGCGGCGCCTGCGCAAGGAGCTGCGGGCTCAGCAGGGCCTGGCTCCGGAGCCTCGGGCCCCCGGCACCCTCCCAGAGGCTGACCCCAGTGCACGACCAGAGGAGGAAGCCCGATGGGAG gTGTGCCAGAAGACAGCAGAGATTAGCCTCTTGAAGCAGCAGCTGCGTGAAGCCCAGGCGGAACTGGCCCAGAAGCTGGCGGAGATCTTCAGTCTGAAGACACAACTTCGGGGCAGCCGGGCACAAGCCCAGGCTCAGGACGCAGAGCTGCTCCGGCTGCGCGAGGCTGTGCGCAGCCTGCAGGAGCAGGCCCCTCGGGAGGAAGCCCCAGGCAGCTGTGAGACTGATGACTGCAAGAGCAGGGGCCTGCtgggggaggcaggaggcagcGAGGCCAGAGACAGTGCTGAGCAGCTGCGGGCTGAGCTGCTGCAGGAGCGACTTCGGGGCCAGGAGCAGGCGCTGCGCTTTGAGCAGGAGCGGCGGACTTGGCAGGAGGAGAAGGAGCGCGTGCTGCGCTACCAGCGGGAGATCCAGGGAGGGTACATGGACATGTACCGCCGCAACCAGGCACTGGAGCAGGAACTGCGGGCACTGCGCGAGCCCCCCACACCGTGGAGTCCCCGGCTCGAGTCCTCCAAGATCTGA
- the NHP2 gene encoding H/ACA ribonucleoprotein complex subunit 2 has product MTKIKADPDGPDAQAEACSGERTYQELLVNQNPIAQPLASRRLTRKLYKCIKKAVKQKQIRRGVKEVQKFVNKGEKGIMVLAGDTLPIEVYCHLPVMCEDRNLPYVYIPSKTDLGAAAGSKRPTCVIMVKPHEEYQEAYDECLEEVQSLPLPL; this is encoded by the exons ATGACCAAAATAAAGGCAGATCCCGACGGGCCCGATGCTCAGGCAGAGGCGTGTTCCGGGGAGCGCACCTACCAGGAGCTGCTGGTCAACCAGAACCCCATCGCGCAGCCCCTGGCTTCTCGCCGCCTCACGCGGAAGCTCTACAAATGCATCAAGAAAG CGGTGAAGCAGAAGCAGATTCGGCGCGGGGTGAAAGAAGTTCAGAAATTTGtcaacaaaggagaaaaagg GATCATGGTTTTGGCAGGAGACACACTGCCCATTGAGGTATACTGCCATCTCCCAGTCATGTGTGAGGACCGAAATTTGCCCTATGTCTATATCCCCTCTAAGACG GACCTGGGTGCAGCCGCAGGCTCCAAGCGCCCCACCTGTGTGATAATGGTCAAGCCCCATGAGGAGTACCAGGAGGCTTACGACGAGTGCCTGGAGGAGGTGCAGTCCCTGCCCCTACCCCTATGA
- the RMND5B gene encoding E3 ubiquitin-protein transferase RMND5B isoform X3: protein MCLVYIFFLFFVFLRQGLTLLLRLECSGIIMADCSLELPGSSNPPSHLSLLRSWDHRRVLPCPALQGTPLSATLSLVMSQCCRKIKDTVQKLASDHKDIHSSVSRVGKAIDRNFDSEICGVVSDAVWDAREQQQQILQMAIVEHLYQQGMLSVAEELCQESTLNVDLDFKQPFLELNRILEALHEQDLGPALEWAVSHRQRLLELNSSLEFKLHRLHFIRLLAGGPAKQLEALSYARHFQPFARLHQREIQVMMGSLVYLRLGLEKSPYCHLLDSSHWAEICETFTRDACSLLGLSVESPLSVSFASGCVALPVLMNIKAVIEQRQCTGVWNHKDELPIEIELGMKCWYHSVFACPILRQQTSDSNPPIKLICGHVISRDALNKLINGGKLKCPYCPMEQNPADGKRIIF from the exons ATGTGTTtggtgtatatcttctttttgttttttgtttttttgagacagggtctcactctgttgctcaggctggaatgcagtggcataatcatggctgactgcagccttgaactcccaggctcaagcaatcctccgtcccacctcagccttctgaggagttgggaccacaggcgtgtgctaccatgcccag CCCTCCAGGGGACCCCTCTCTCAGCCACCCTCTCTCTGGTGATGTCACAGTGCTGCCGGAAGATCAAAGATACGGTGCAGAAACTGGCTTCGGACCATAAGGACATTCACAGCAGTGTATCCCGAGTGGGCAAAGCCATTGACAGG AACTTCGACTCTGAGATCTGTGGTGTTGTGTCAGATGCGGTGTGGGACGCGCGGGAACAGCAGCAGCAGATCCTGCAGATGGCCATCGTGGAACACCTGTACCAGCAGGGCATGCTCAGCGTGGCCGAGGAGCTGTGCCAG GAATCAACGCTGAATGTGGACTTGGATTTCAAGCAGCCTTTCCTAGAGTTGAATCGAATCCTGGAAGCCCTGCACGAACAAGACCTGGGTCCTGCGTTGGA ATGGGCCGTCTCCCACAGGCAGCGCCTGCTGGAACTCAACAGCTCCCTGGAGTTCAAGCTGCACCGACTGCACTTCATCcgcctcctggcaggaggccccGCGAAGCAGCTGGAGGCCCTCAGCTATGCTCGGCACTTCCAGCCCTTTGCTCGGCTGCACCAGCGGG AGATCCAGGTGATGATGGGCAGCCTGGTGTACCTGCGGCTGGGCTTGGAGAAGTCACCCTACTGCCACCTGCTGGACAGCAGCCACTGGGCAGAGATCTGTGAGACCTTTACCCGGGACGCCTGTTCCCTGCTGGGGCTTTCTGTGGAGTCTCCCCTTAGCGTCAG CTTTGCCTCTGGCTGTGTGGCGCTGCCTGTGTTGATGAACATCAAGGCTGTGATTGAGCAGAGGCAGTGCACTGGGGTCTGGAATCACAAGGACGAGTTACCG ATTGAGATTGAACTAGGCATGAAGTGCTGGTACCACTCCGTGTTCGCTTGCCCCATCCTCCGCCAGCAGACGTCAGATTCCAACCCTCCCATCAAGCTCATCTGCGGCCATGTTATCTCCCGAGATGCACTCAATAAGCTCATTAATGGAGGAAA GCTGAAGTGTCCCTACTGTCCCATGGAGCAGAACCCGGCAGATGGGAAACGCATCATATTCTGA